GGTTACTGGGAAAAGCCAAGGCCCTTTGTCATCCGCGCGTCCATCGCAGGGGCTGTACTCCTAGTCTTTCTATCGGCCTCGCGGACGTCTTTGGTCGGCCTCGTCATGGTGCTTGTCTTCTTTGCCTTCCGAGCGGGGAGGCTCCGTCAGCTGATTCGCGCTGGCGCGGCATCGTTGGTGTTCGCCGCACTCGCGCTGTTCGACCCGCGAGTGCGTTCTACGGTATCCACCTTGGTCTCAGCAGACTTTTGGCAGCGAGCAAGCAGCGCGTTTGCGGAGGGCTTCGCGGCCGAGGAAGTCTTGAAGTACCCACTGCAGGCTGGCGTTCCAGAGTACGCAGCCAACATGATCTCCCGGTTCTACTATTGGGGTAATGCGGTAGGAATGTGGGGACAAAGTCCGGTTTTGGGAGTAGGGTTTGGACGCTATAATGATAGTGACCTGAGCTATTCAGGTGTCGATGGTTTGGTGCGTCTTGCCACCCAGGGAAGTCCTAGCGAGTTTTCAGTCATTGGGGCACACAACCAGTATCTCGGTCTGTTGGCTGAGGGTGGGGTCCTCGGCTTGGCCCTTGTGCTCTTTATTTGGATTGGTCTAGGAGGCGACGCGAGGGCGCCGGGTGCTGTACGAAAAGACTGGCCCCAGTACATGATCGTCTTCTCACTGGGAACGGGGCTCACTGGTTATACGCTTGTCAGCCCCTCACTCACGTTCATGGCACTCAGTTGGCTAGTGCTGTCTAGGAGCGTCAGACAGGAAGAGTGGGCTTTGCAACAAACGACGAGCGCGAGTTACGCGACATCCATGAGGCGTCATGGCAACCGAGCGCGACAGGAGAGTTGAGATGCCGGTGGAGTCCAACCAGAAGCTTCTAACGCTTGCTTTTCCGTGCTATCGCCGACCGGAGTTGCTCCGAGGTGCCATATCTTCGGTCGCGGACGACGTGGCTGGGAACGAGCTAGAAATTCTGATTTGTGATGATTCGCACGATCGACTCAATGAGCCTATAGCCGAAGAGGCGTCGCGAAACGGGCTAAACGTAAGGTACGTTCATAACTCGACTAATCTTGGGATCGATGCGAACATAAAACAGTGTTTCGATCTGGCTCAGACGGACTATTGTTGGACGGTCGGTGAGGATGATCGACTATCGCCCGGGGCTGTCAGTCGTGCACTCGATCAACTGGGCGCGCGCCCCGATATCTTGATCACGAATTATGTTTACGTAAGCGACGATTACGCACGAGTCCTATCACGCCCCCTATTGTCGGACCTCACGACGGCCGACCGACGGGCTTTACTTACGAATTTTTATCTGCTGGGTTTCATAGGCGCGAGCATAATACGGACGGAAGTTTGGAAAAGGTATACGGACCAGGCGCCGGTCGGTACATACTTCCACCACCTGTCGGTCATTGGAGAGGCCCTTCTCGTGGACCAACTGAATTATAAAATTGATAATGATGTAAGTGTCTACAATCGTTCAGAGGGGGCGACGTCCACCTCATGGGTTGATCAGTCGTTGGCAGTGCACTTCGGGTACTACCAAGCCCTAGATCACTTTGATGGACGATTAGGACCTGGTGACCGAAATCTCCTCCATCGAAGTTCCTCAAAACTTTTTCGTCCTTATAGCGGCCTTTGGCTACTTTCCAAGCGTGCGGATGGTGCTTTCGATAGGCAGCGGTATCGAGAGTTCTTTGAAAATGGCCCGACCGGACGAAGCTTTGTCGCTAACGCAGTGAGCCGCGTACCGCAACGTCTAGCCCTAACACTCAAACGTGCATATTTTAAGGTTCGGAGTCGTTCGCTGTGAGCATCAGCGTCGAACAAAAATTTGAAATAGACGCCGTATATGTGGGGTGGCCCAAGTGCGGTTCGACTTGGATTTTCAAGTTCTTACAGGCGCAGGTGGACGTAGCGGTGCCCATTCAAAAGTCCACGGATTTCTTTGAGGTCCACCACGAGCGTGGCGAGAGTTGGTTCGCACAGCAATTTAGGGACCCTACTCTAGTTTGCGTGGATATCAGTCATGACTGCATTTTCTCCGGTGCGGCGTTGAATCGGATCGGCACGGCATCCTCTCCGATCAAAATATTGGTTGGTCTGAGGAATCCTTATGAGTGGATCATCTCCGAGTTTGCCTACGTCACGGGCACTGGTAGGGTCGATTGCTCGTTCAGTCAGTTTCTTGAGAATTATCCATACGCGCTGGATCATGCCAAGTACGAGAAGCATCTGCGGCAGCTTCTCAACGTTGTGGACAGATCGCAGGTAACCTGGCTACTGCTCGAGGACTTGAGAGACGACCCCTCTAGGTATGCCGAGCGCCTTGTTGAGGCGCTCGGTGCCGGCGTGGTGGCGCCGTCGGGTTTTATGGTCGAGGAAAAGGTCAACGTGGCCCTCAAGGCCAGGTCACCCTTCCTGCTAAGTGTCCTTCGCGCGGGCGCCAAGGTAATGGCTCGAGTCGGGTTGTCTCGCAAAGTTGAGGCGTTCAAACGAGGGTCTTTACGGAAGTATATCTTCCGTGCTGCTGACGATGTGGCTAGGGATGAGTTTTTCGGTGACCTGCAAGTTCACCGCACTCAGTTCATTAGGACGCGAGACGAAGTCTCTAAGTTGATGGGTCGGGATCTGAGTCAAGTATGGAAAACGGGCTTTTAACATCTCGCCTGCCTACGAAGTAGGTGTGAATTGAGTGCACGTAAACGCGTTACTTACGGCTTGATAGATCAAGCTCTATCAAGCCTCAGTACGTTGGTCTTTGGAGTGTTAGGTGCCACCAGCCTAGAAACGGCGGAATTTGGTCGCGTCTCGGCGGTGCTTGCGGTTTTTCTACTCGTTAATGCCGCTATCAGAGGCATTACGTCAGACGTCGTTGTCACCATGACAAGTGGCTCCGTGCCTCGACCTCACGACCTAGTCAGCGGCGCAGTCACTACGTGCGCGAGTATGGGTCTGGCCTTGAGTCTGGTGGGGGCTGCGACGTACTTTTTGGTTGACCTGTGGCCTTTGTGGCTTTGGCTACTGCCCCTACTTCCACTCTTGGTGCTTCAAGACTTGCTCAGGTATATCGCCTACGCCAACGCTCGGCCGGTCTTAGCAGTTGCCAGCAATGGCACCTGGCTGATGCTCCTGGTAGTCGGATATGCCGCCTGTAGGCTGGGAAATGTCCCCTTGACGGCAACGTCAATTTTCCTGATCTGGGCAATCCCGGGTGCTTCGGCGGGAATGCTGTTCGTGTTTGTGCAGGGCTTCGCACGCCATGCGCTACCAAGTTGGTCTGTTAGCCGGGCATTTATGAAATCGACGATGCGACGCTCACAGTTCTATCTGCTGGATGGTCTGGCTGCGCAGGCGCATGGACCAATTCTGCTCTTGACCGCCGGAGCTATATTGGGCCTGTCGGGGACTGCAGCGCTCAGGAGTGCGCAACTACTGATCAGTCCATTAAGTTTATTTCTTAATGGCGCCCGAGTTGCGGCGGTGCCGGAATTCGTCCGACTACGGGGTCGTGGACGGGCTGCGTGGATTAGGGGCGCCCGCGTCCTGTTCGCTGTCACTGTGGCCGTCTGCGCACTGTGGGGATTGCTCGTCCTTTTTCTTCCGATGAGCCTTCTGCAGTTGGCATTGGGTGACTCGGCGGTGGAAGCTCGAGTCCTTCTGCCGGGCTCCGCGGCCGGCGCGGTGGGTGCTGGCATCGCGGCCACGGTATTCGTCATGTTGCGATCGCTCATGGCGGGTGCCAGCGGGTTAGTGGCTCGTTTGGGCTCTGCGGTGGCAGTAATAGGGGCGGTCGCCACAGGAGCAACTACGGCAGGGCTCGCCGGACTGGCCGCGGGATTGATGGTTGCTGCGATAGTGACAGCAGGTACGTGGTTGTTGGTCTTGCGCGTGGTTCTGCGAAAGTTTGTGTGGTGATGCCATCCCTCTGCGTTCATCCCATTGCGAGGATGGCTTGCCTGCGCGGCGATAGATTCGCCGCGGCCGTTGTACTGATTGTACGTGTTTAGGAGCGTCATGAACTCTCTTGTCGGCGGAAACTGCGCCCCGGCTGACCAGTCATCGCCTCGGCTACTTCTTGTTGCGGGTTCCGGTAGGAGCGGCACCAGTACCATGGTCGGCTTTCTTAAAGCCTTCGGTTGGTACGTACCTGGTGCTGAGCTCGTGTCAAACCCGACTAATCCCAAGGGCTTTGGGGAGTCTCGGCGAATCGTCAGATTTCACAATGCTTTGCTTCATAAGGCTTCCGTGGGCGTTTCTGACGCGCGTCCTGAGGCATGGAGGAGCACTGCTTTAAGTGGCTCGCGCGCGGTCCGCAGGACGTCTTCCCTGGCCCGCTGGATTTCACGTAATTTAGAATTGCACGAGAAATTGGTAATCAAGGACCCGCGTTTAAGTTGGTTTTTGGACGTCTGGATCAAAGTGGCGGGTCAGGTAAAGGCGGACCTAAGCGTTATCATCATGCTCCGTCCTCCGCATGAAGTTCTAGCCAGCAAGCACACCTACTATCAAGGCGATCAGGCGGCAGGTTACAACCACCTCGCAGCTGCTTGGATCAACATGCTTCTTAATACGGAGTTGCAAACACGTCCTCTGGACGGCCGAGGGGTAAGTCGCATCTTCGTAGAGTACTCCGAACTGCTGACTGACTGGCGGCGTGTGGGTAGACGAATTGGAACCGTGCTGGGTGATGAGGGACTCAACCGCCCCTCAGAAACTCAAGTCGCGTCGGTCGAAGCCTTCTTGGATGCGGGGCTGCGGCGCATGGATGGGTCCAAGTCGCGGCTGGATCTCGCTAACGAGATCGGTATCGTGCTGGCTGAATCATGGGTTGCTCTACAGCGATTAACTGACCCTAAGAACGATGGCCCCGCCGTTTGGGATGAACTGGACTCGCTGCGCCGTAGGTACGAAGAGATCTATGGAAGTGCGCAATCCGTGACACGATCGACAACGGAGCACGCTATGCGGAGTATGCGGCCTTCTAGGCGCATTTCTGAAGGTCTGACACGCAGGCTCGGACAGAATGATGCTTCGTCGGCTGTGGCGCCGTTTGAAGGTGGCCGGGGGAATGTGCCACCTGGCTATGTTCATCTTGTGCCGCATTGGTTGCGCGATCGCGTGCCCAAGAGCATAAAATTGTCGCTTTCGCGTCTTCGCTAGGTAGTTGCAGGGTTGGAACAGGACGGAGCGCTCTCGCGCCACACCCGGGACTGCAGCACGATCAGGTGACAGGTCGGGTTAGGCAGCCTGGACGGCTTTGGTGGTCATGATGGTTTCGTACTCGACGGGGTCAATCGTCCGAGACCGGGCTGTCGGCGGCGCCGGTGGTAGGTGCGTTCGATCCAGGTCACGATGGCGATCCGGAGGTCTTCGGGTGTGGTCCAAGAAGGGTCTGCCCCCGCTCTGGTTGACACACGGGGTTTGCAGTAATCAGGCCGCGAGTGCGGCCGCGTAGATCATCTCAAACTCGACCGGGGTGAGCTTCCCGAGACCGCGTTGACGGCGTCGGCGGTTGTACTTGGTCTCGATCCAGGTGACCATCGCCAGCCGTAGTTCCTCGCGGGTCTCCCAGCGTCGGGTGTTCAAGACGTTCTTTTGCAGCAGGGAGAAGAAGCTCTCCATGCTGGCGTTGTCCCCGGCGCCGTAAGAACGGCCCATGGAGCCGAGCAGGCCGTTATTGGCCAGCAGCCGCTGGGTGGCCTTGGCCCTGAACTGACCGCCCCTGTC
The Nocardioides marinisabuli genome window above contains:
- a CDS encoding O-antigen ligase family protein, yielding MATLLSRINEAAVAGILVGVFSVYWGVIHLRLDLKLLAPTLAFLTFWILSSAVAGSLPSQTGESVADWIENDGRPLFAVLPVFIAATAKFKQIDLAWFAAATVFGIWANLLFALATGPRIGFTGLTSSHHVLGYFGGSALIIILGYWEKPRPFVIRASIAGAVLLVFLSASRTSLVGLVMVLVFFAFRAGRLRQLIRAGAASLVFAALALFDPRVRSTVSTLVSADFWQRASSAFAEGFAAEEVLKYPLQAGVPEYAANMISRFYYWGNAVGMWGQSPVLGVGFGRYNDSDLSYSGVDGLVRLATQGSPSEFSVIGAHNQYLGLLAEGGVLGLALVLFIWIGLGGDARAPGAVRKDWPQYMIVFSLGTGLTGYTLVSPSLTFMALSWLVLSRSVRQEEWALQQTTSASYATSMRRHGNRARQES
- a CDS encoding sulfotransferase domain-containing protein, which translates into the protein MSISVEQKFEIDAVYVGWPKCGSTWIFKFLQAQVDVAVPIQKSTDFFEVHHERGESWFAQQFRDPTLVCVDISHDCIFSGAALNRIGTASSPIKILVGLRNPYEWIISEFAYVTGTGRVDCSFSQFLENYPYALDHAKYEKHLRQLLNVVDRSQVTWLLLEDLRDDPSRYAERLVEALGAGVVAPSGFMVEEKVNVALKARSPFLLSVLRAGAKVMARVGLSRKVEAFKRGSLRKYIFRAADDVARDEFFGDLQVHRTQFIRTRDEVSKLMGRDLSQVWKTGF